In the Magnetospira sp. QH-2 genome, one interval contains:
- a CDS encoding DM9 repeat-containing protein translates to MRHGVGLTIGFGLLVSLLFPASAFAAPAQWIAVKNGKLPTNSVIGGSIPGRKFAVCRSQFQNGKHIGKVAKGVCSFGWGWKEQKATKDFEVLVAPAPSIKWVPAKGSKPPKGSLVGGANDQRVCRAKHKEGTYPGKTYKGKCNIPYRGKEVAKAPFDYLVVTAEKPAEKPSQTLKSLSELPFDAKNLKKTVEGNLLSRIPLVGSDLVSQIATIFAANSQAKWAEYENYYGTRLTWKQKHHLWLFIEKPAGATKGTGGSGVGASMFLHIPGRLTPNLPGRVLALFKGADLEHLIVSGVATGPKETNRDSRKREDIKVADLPKPLRERIKKTYKGMVSFPPAIQALASIEAKGLLKGALDSFGFPHKDLTLRVGMEQPEYSVMGNDGGDEPEEAGGDDSGQTFYAELIRRGKWSKPFNLAGVTLWDSTVGINTELKMLVSGHGTINKNNKAVLYYNGPFPRQNVPPSEFKDLAFALGAAEISYAQYLNLMLSLQVPTSPGKSLNFINDVGGFFNGAGKLLRDGASKLPLGVLKITHNPLRGYKPKSGDFPPPRMFNIHAIGPDGSMGEGKDERKGPLIALRGHGTLLGKNLADFNGELSRSGLEARGGFGDKIKLGPFGSIGTTGNVSTYIGPDKTKPLHLSLSGDLKAGPLANRSFRTSFNKNGAHFHSPAECATAFVVKAEVGSANLGRLSFDSLPLKVVPKPGMVAECAAKGLKDAAEYTAKMAKKGVQAAASAAKVGTKGAKKALRQLNKAANAAKKAAEAMKNADQAAQAAVEMSFAAVGGVKNVLNSTFKAVVNVADKASCFFKSCNLPHIPGKWSNPEIFTKDIVDLSLTYENDLLYVLRDGRAFRHRMNRDGDGRYRKFQGAQEIKRPKGAALFRIDGVIGSGQYPTGAVALDRNGRVYFSSSRGQPFKPAQGTMRAMDVSASATHIWIARADGPKGGMIMRAPLDQFPNFSWETSNGVGLRVDATRDNRAWILAHDPKSPIKQWRVWEPKSHYNNWAPQQAWGVEITTSSDKTPKIWLTQMASKYGGPLFNWTGNGSKYQQFHGGGTLIAAGRNGTMAMVNGYGRAYLAVNSYSKVE, encoded by the coding sequence TTGCGGCATGGTGTTGGACTGACGATCGGCTTCGGACTTTTAGTCTCCCTGCTTTTCCCGGCGAGCGCCTTTGCCGCCCCCGCCCAATGGATCGCGGTCAAAAACGGTAAGCTGCCGACTAATAGCGTCATCGGTGGGTCAATCCCAGGACGCAAGTTCGCCGTCTGTCGGTCGCAGTTCCAGAACGGCAAGCACATCGGCAAGGTCGCCAAGGGCGTCTGCTCTTTCGGCTGGGGCTGGAAGGAGCAGAAGGCCACCAAGGATTTCGAGGTTCTGGTCGCACCCGCGCCATCGATCAAATGGGTTCCCGCCAAGGGAAGCAAGCCACCCAAAGGCAGCCTCGTCGGCGGCGCCAACGATCAACGGGTCTGCCGCGCCAAGCACAAGGAAGGCACCTACCCGGGTAAAACCTACAAGGGGAAGTGCAATATCCCCTATCGGGGCAAGGAAGTGGCCAAGGCGCCGTTCGACTATCTGGTGGTCACGGCTGAAAAACCGGCTGAAAAACCCTCGCAAACCCTCAAATCCCTGAGCGAGCTGCCTTTCGACGCCAAGAACCTGAAGAAGACCGTCGAGGGAAACCTGCTTTCCAGGATCCCCCTGGTCGGATCCGACTTGGTCAGCCAGATCGCCACGATCTTCGCCGCCAACAGTCAGGCCAAATGGGCCGAATACGAGAATTACTATGGCACCCGGCTGACCTGGAAGCAGAAGCATCACCTCTGGCTGTTTATCGAAAAGCCCGCCGGGGCGACCAAGGGGACCGGTGGGTCGGGTGTCGGCGCCAGCATGTTCCTGCATATTCCGGGGCGCCTCACCCCCAACCTGCCGGGCCGGGTCTTGGCCCTGTTCAAGGGCGCGGACCTGGAACACCTGATTGTCTCCGGCGTGGCCACGGGACCGAAGGAGACAAACCGCGACAGCCGCAAGCGCGAGGATATCAAGGTCGCCGACCTGCCCAAGCCCTTGCGCGAGCGGATCAAGAAAACCTACAAGGGCATGGTCTCATTCCCGCCCGCCATTCAAGCCCTGGCCTCCATCGAGGCCAAAGGGCTGCTTAAGGGAGCCCTGGACTCCTTCGGCTTTCCCCACAAGGACCTGACCCTGCGTGTCGGCATGGAACAACCGGAATACAGCGTCATGGGAAATGACGGGGGAGACGAACCGGAAGAGGCCGGAGGCGACGATTCCGGACAAACCTTCTACGCCGAACTGATCCGACGCGGCAAATGGAGCAAGCCGTTTAATCTGGCCGGGGTAACCCTGTGGGATTCCACGGTGGGCATCAACACCGAGTTGAAGATGCTGGTCTCCGGCCATGGCACCATCAACAAGAACAACAAGGCGGTGCTCTATTACAATGGCCCCTTCCCACGCCAAAACGTGCCGCCCAGCGAGTTCAAGGATCTGGCCTTCGCCTTGGGCGCCGCCGAGATTTCCTATGCTCAGTACCTGAACCTCATGCTGTCGCTGCAGGTGCCGACTTCACCGGGCAAGAGCCTCAATTTCATCAACGATGTGGGCGGCTTCTTCAATGGCGCGGGCAAGCTGTTGCGCGATGGGGCCTCAAAGCTGCCCTTGGGCGTGTTGAAGATCACCCACAATCCCTTACGCGGCTACAAGCCGAAATCCGGCGATTTTCCACCGCCTAGAATGTTCAATATCCACGCCATCGGCCCCGATGGATCCATGGGCGAAGGCAAGGACGAGCGCAAGGGCCCGCTGATTGCCCTGCGCGGCCATGGGACGCTGCTGGGCAAGAATCTGGCCGACTTCAACGGGGAACTGTCCCGAAGCGGCTTGGAAGCCCGGGGCGGCTTCGGCGACAAAATCAAGCTGGGGCCGTTTGGATCCATCGGGACAACGGGCAACGTGAGCACCTACATCGGCCCGGACAAGACCAAGCCGTTGCACCTGTCCTTGTCGGGGGACCTGAAGGCGGGGCCGCTGGCAAACCGGTCATTTAGAACCTCGTTCAACAAGAACGGCGCCCACTTCCACAGCCCGGCGGAGTGCGCCACGGCGTTCGTCGTCAAGGCCGAGGTGGGATCGGCGAACCTGGGAAGACTGTCTTTCGACTCGCTGCCGCTCAAGGTGGTTCCCAAGCCGGGCATGGTCGCCGAATGCGCCGCCAAAGGCCTCAAGGATGCCGCCGAGTACACGGCCAAAATGGCCAAAAAAGGGGTCCAGGCAGCGGCTAGCGCGGCGAAAGTCGGCACCAAGGGCGCAAAAAAGGCCCTCAGACAATTGAACAAGGCGGCGAATGCGGCAAAAAAAGCCGCCGAGGCCATGAAAAACGCCGATCAGGCCGCCCAAGCCGCCGTGGAAATGTCCTTCGCCGCCGTCGGTGGCGTAAAAAACGTACTCAACAGCACCTTTAAGGCCGTAGTCAATGTGGCCGACAAGGCATCCTGTTTCTTCAAAAGCTGCAACCTGCCGCACATTCCCGGCAAATGGAGCAACCCGGAAATCTTCACCAAGGATATTGTCGATCTCAGCCTGACCTATGAGAACGACCTGCTCTATGTGCTGCGTGACGGACGGGCCTTCCGCCATCGCATGAACCGCGACGGGGATGGCCGCTATCGCAAGTTCCAGGGCGCCCAGGAGATCAAGCGGCCCAAAGGCGCGGCGCTGTTCCGTATCGACGGGGTGATCGGATCGGGCCAGTACCCCACCGGAGCGGTGGCCCTTGACCGCAATGGGCGGGTCTATTTCAGCTCCTCCCGGGGCCAGCCGTTCAAGCCGGCCCAGGGCACCATGCGGGCCATGGACGTGAGTGCCAGTGCCACCCATATCTGGATCGCCCGCGCCGACGGCCCCAAAGGTGGCATGATCATGCGCGCGCCCCTCGATCAGTTCCCCAACTTCAGTTGGGAAACGTCGAACGGTGTTGGATTGCGGGTCGACGCCACGCGGGATAACAGAGCCTGGATTCTGGCCCATGACCCGAAGTCACCGATCAAGCAGTGGCGAGTCTGGGAGCCGAAGAGCCACTACAACAATTGGGCGCCGCAGCAGGCCTGGGGCGTGGAGATCACCACCAGTTCCGACAAGACGCCGAAGATCTGGCTGACCCAGATGGCCAGCAAGTACGGCGGTCCGCTGTTCAACTGGACCGGCAACGGTTCCAAGTACCAGCAGTTCCATGGTGGGGGAACCCTCATCGCGGCGGGGCGCAACGGCACCATGGCCATGGTCAATGGCTATGGGCGGGCCTATCTGGCGGTGAACAGCTATTCCAAGGTGGAATAG
- the cbiQ gene encoding cobalt ECF transporter T component CbiQ yields the protein MRFLDASAHCNGWSHHHAGEKLLFAFGMIAILYVADPLAAAPLVALVMACAAWLGAGVPLPTYLKTVAIPAGFLIVSLPILLISVSWTPAFQITLAWETLTASGQVLARALGAMSCLAFLILTTPAPRILVFFGARGLPKPVLEMVFLIYRFSFILFDQLVNGFRSQQARGGYDNLRTGLSSSGLLASTLLGRALAQGRRMEAGLACRGFEGSFETVSRGGTLSYRRLGFIGAGLILVLAASLWMEQGMPWT from the coding sequence ATGCGGTTCCTGGATGCCAGTGCCCACTGCAACGGGTGGTCCCATCACCATGCAGGTGAAAAGCTGCTGTTCGCCTTCGGGATGATCGCAATTCTGTACGTCGCTGATCCTCTCGCAGCTGCTCCCCTGGTTGCCTTGGTAATGGCCTGCGCGGCTTGGCTGGGCGCCGGCGTACCATTGCCCACCTACTTGAAAACAGTCGCGATTCCCGCCGGGTTTCTGATCGTCAGCCTACCGATACTGCTGATCTCGGTTTCCTGGACCCCTGCGTTTCAGATCACTTTGGCCTGGGAGACCCTGACGGCCAGCGGACAGGTCTTGGCCCGGGCCCTGGGTGCCATGAGCTGCCTTGCATTTTTGATCCTGACCACCCCTGCCCCCAGAATTCTGGTTTTTTTCGGCGCCCGCGGATTGCCCAAACCGGTGTTGGAGATGGTATTTCTAATCTATCGCTTCTCCTTCATCCTGTTCGATCAACTGGTCAACGGGTTCCGCTCTCAACAGGCTCGCGGTGGCTATGACAACCTGAGGACCGGCTTATCCTCCAGCGGTCTCCTTGCTTCAACCTTGCTGGGTCGCGCCCTGGCCCAGGGACGCCGCATGGAAGCCGGGTTGGCTTGTCGCGGGTTCGAGGGCAGTTTTGAAACCGTATCGCGCGGAGGCACCCTCTCCTATCGCCGCCTTGGTTTCATTGGTGCTGGATTGATACTTGTTCTAGCGGCCAGCCTCTGGATGGAGCAGGGAATGCCATGGACATGA
- a CDS encoding energy-coupling factor ABC transporter ATP-binding protein — protein MKGQTLPAMEVRGVTYRYPGGDFGLSDLNLTIRRRRRLAVLGANGSGKSTLLMHLNGALKPDKGEILLDDAPMGYGRAQLRDWRQRVGVVLQNPDDMLFATTVYEDVAYGPKNRGLPVSDVETITTRVLAWLDLSELADRPPHMLSYGQRKRVAIAGIVAMEPQVIVLDEPTAGLDSWASKKLIECLDRLEETGTTFVFATHDAHLVLEWADDVALFKDGSVVFQGTTTEYVQRSDRMDDPGIPRPAVFGFLDLLFADERFDAQERDAAREKYISFLRGSTLG, from the coding sequence ATGAAAGGGCAGACTTTGCCTGCCATGGAAGTCCGCGGTGTCACCTATCGTTACCCCGGTGGCGACTTCGGGCTGAGCGATTTGAATCTGACCATCCGCCGCAGGCGGCGGCTGGCGGTCCTGGGTGCCAATGGATCGGGGAAATCAACCCTGCTCATGCATTTGAACGGAGCCTTGAAACCGGACAAGGGCGAGATCCTGCTGGATGATGCACCCATGGGCTATGGACGGGCGCAACTTCGGGACTGGCGGCAGCGCGTAGGGGTGGTTTTACAGAACCCCGATGACATGCTGTTTGCCACCACTGTCTACGAAGATGTGGCCTATGGTCCAAAAAACCGGGGCCTTCCCGTTTCCGACGTCGAGACGATAACCACCCGGGTATTGGCGTGGCTGGATCTATCCGAGTTGGCTGACCGCCCTCCTCATATGCTCAGCTACGGACAGAGAAAACGAGTGGCCATCGCGGGTATTGTGGCCATGGAACCTCAGGTGATCGTGCTGGACGAACCAACGGCCGGATTGGATTCCTGGGCATCAAAAAAACTGATCGAATGCCTCGATCGATTGGAAGAAACCGGGACCACGTTTGTCTTCGCAACCCACGACGCGCACCTCGTGTTGGAATGGGCCGACGACGTCGCCTTGTTCAAGGACGGCTCGGTGGTTTTTCAGGGAACCACGACCGAATACGTGCAGCGGTCCGACCGGATGGATGACCCGGGCATCCCCAGGCCCGCCGTGTTCGGATTTCTAGATCTCCTCTTTGCCGACGAACGGTTTGACGCCCAAGAGAGGGACGCTGCACGGGAGAAATATATTTCCTTCCTGCGCGGGTCCACCCTCGGATAA
- a CDS encoding tectonin domain-containing protein encodes MSRSPTRFPWRMIGLALLVGLLSSSIRAQENPPSGPLWTEVPGKTIDLSINTEGQAYRLAPDGRPWRWDAEQQRWRPMSGRFVRISAATGNRPWAIDREGVVFRYNGLWWENKATEVADVGADALGNVYIARQDGRIQKWNPLRSEWRDQPGSAVRIALDTAGHPWIIDKDRAIHFHDGTQWVDLPGRARDIEVNGKDVAVIADGEGRVRTWKPTQGRWVLVEGVNNAIGIAAAPDGGPWAVLANGTIMATTLLVAPEKIRKEEGEAETPKASVPRAREARADPAIASDLQAPPVVAPVPAALPADAAPVQASKIVAKPVQAEAATAQTAQAPGSVNPTIGDIDGGVDPAATSASGDLTFTNTRKSVTQLAIGKDGSVFSLVSGGNLAKWSNSRSRFESFPGSLVRLAVDPDGNPWGISALGRVFRHTGLAWKQIVNATASDLSISSKGDVVAADALGRLYKLNAAMTRFDLISGTNVAVVALAPDGTPWTIRTDKLVQRCDSTPCKVYSQKAISLSVGPDGSVFIVSDINQLMRFDAQKQRFEKINITGHTPLSVAVGPKGYPWVVTSANLALASKFFDRDEAGDRVASIRSTGDTTGSGDTAAVVSTQASGFTFSKNMKFETVSFTALVGGQYALLQSDPDGVIWAYTVGGDLEKYNSGKRKFVDEETTFFSNSYDFTDYDIGLNGDIWAVTSNPTTGIFRERNNALKEYTISSSLTPSDIAVGADGTVYVVVFDALSNYYLYTKGPDEETFTKWSTDTDLNYIAVGPGGDVWMIDQQSYVNQWTGSKFEFRPTNKINKALTIGISDVTGTVYISDDSNVLRKWNGTNGTFDKVNNTTSHWVAVDAEGRPWFNESNTPVIKKARD; translated from the coding sequence GTGAGCCGATCTCCGACCCGATTTCCGTGGCGAATGATCGGACTGGCCTTGTTGGTCGGTCTCCTTTCGTCGTCGATCCGGGCGCAGGAAAATCCACCGTCCGGCCCCCTTTGGACCGAGGTACCCGGCAAGACCATCGATTTGTCGATCAATACCGAAGGGCAGGCCTATCGCCTCGCCCCCGACGGACGGCCCTGGCGCTGGGACGCCGAGCAGCAGCGCTGGCGCCCCATGTCGGGCCGCTTCGTCCGTATTTCGGCGGCCACCGGCAACCGCCCCTGGGCCATTGATCGAGAAGGCGTGGTCTTCCGCTACAACGGGCTGTGGTGGGAAAACAAGGCCACGGAGGTGGCCGACGTGGGCGCGGATGCCCTGGGCAATGTTTATATCGCCCGCCAGGACGGGCGCATCCAGAAATGGAACCCGCTCCGCAGCGAATGGCGGGACCAGCCGGGCAGCGCGGTGCGGATTGCCTTGGATACGGCGGGACATCCCTGGATCATCGACAAGGACCGGGCCATCCACTTTCACGATGGCACCCAATGGGTGGATCTGCCCGGTCGCGCCAGAGATATCGAGGTCAACGGCAAAGATGTGGCCGTCATTGCCGATGGCGAAGGCCGGGTGCGGACCTGGAAGCCGACCCAGGGGCGCTGGGTTTTGGTCGAGGGAGTCAATAATGCCATAGGGATTGCGGCCGCCCCCGACGGCGGCCCTTGGGCGGTGCTTGCTAACGGAACCATCATGGCCACTACCTTGCTGGTCGCGCCGGAGAAAATCCGTAAGGAGGAAGGCGAAGCCGAGACCCCCAAGGCCAGTGTGCCCCGGGCTCGGGAAGCCAGGGCGGATCCGGCCATCGCCTCGGACCTTCAGGCGCCGCCGGTCGTCGCGCCGGTACCCGCCGCGCTTCCCGCCGATGCGGCCCCAGTGCAAGCCTCGAAAATCGTAGCCAAACCGGTTCAGGCCGAAGCCGCCACCGCCCAGACGGCGCAAGCACCGGGCTCGGTCAATCCGACTATCGGCGACATCGACGGGGGAGTGGATCCCGCCGCTACTTCCGCCAGCGGCGATCTGACGTTCACCAACACCCGCAAATCGGTGACCCAATTGGCCATTGGCAAAGACGGCAGCGTATTTTCCCTGGTCTCGGGCGGCAATTTGGCCAAGTGGTCCAACAGCCGCAGTCGTTTCGAAAGTTTCCCGGGTTCTTTGGTCCGACTGGCCGTGGATCCCGATGGCAACCCTTGGGGCATCTCGGCACTGGGGCGCGTTTTCCGTCACACGGGGTTGGCCTGGAAGCAGATTGTCAATGCCACGGCGTCGGACCTCTCGATCTCATCCAAGGGAGACGTTGTCGCGGCGGATGCCTTGGGGCGTCTGTACAAGCTCAATGCGGCCATGACCCGCTTCGATCTCATCTCGGGCACCAATGTGGCGGTGGTCGCTCTGGCGCCCGACGGCACCCCTTGGACCATCCGCACCGACAAGCTTGTTCAGCGCTGTGACAGCACGCCTTGCAAGGTATATTCGCAAAAAGCCATCAGCCTATCCGTTGGTCCGGATGGCAGTGTCTTCATTGTGTCTGATATCAATCAGTTGATGCGCTTCGATGCCCAGAAACAGAGATTTGAAAAAATCAATATCACCGGCCATACACCGCTGTCCGTGGCGGTTGGCCCCAAAGGGTATCCGTGGGTGGTGACCTCTGCCAATCTGGCTCTGGCTTCGAAGTTTTTCGATCGCGACGAGGCCGGCGACCGGGTGGCCAGTATCCGCAGTACCGGGGACACCACCGGCAGCGGTGATACGGCGGCGGTGGTGTCCACCCAGGCCTCGGGTTTCACCTTTTCCAAGAACATGAAATTCGAGACAGTCAGTTTCACGGCCCTGGTTGGCGGCCAATATGCCTTGCTGCAATCGGATCCGGACGGCGTTATCTGGGCCTATACGGTGGGCGGAGACCTGGAAAAGTACAACAGCGGCAAACGGAAGTTCGTCGACGAAGAAACCACATTCTTCAGCAACTCCTATGATTTCACCGATTACGATATTGGACTGAATGGCGATATCTGGGCGGTTACTTCCAACCCGACAACCGGTATTTTCCGTGAACGCAATAATGCGCTGAAGGAATACACGATCTCCAGCAGCCTCACGCCATCGGATATTGCCGTGGGGGCGGATGGGACCGTCTATGTGGTTGTCTTTGATGCCCTCAGCAACTACTACCTCTACACAAAGGGCCCGGATGAGGAAACCTTCACCAAGTGGAGCACCGACACGGACCTGAACTATATCGCCGTGGGGCCCGGCGGCGATGTCTGGATGATCGACCAGCAGAGCTACGTCAACCAATGGACCGGCAGTAAGTTCGAGTTCCGCCCGACCAACAAAATCAACAAAGCCCTGACCATCGGTATCAGCGATGTGACCGGCACCGTCTACATTTCCGACGACAGCAATGTGCTGCGTAAATGGAACGGTACCAACGGCACGTTCGATAAGGTGAACAACACCACCAGCCATTGGGTGGCCGTGGATGCCGAGGGGCGCCCCTGGTTCAACGAAAGCAACACGCCGGTGATCAAGAAGGCCCGCGATTGA
- a CDS encoding energy-coupling factor ABC transporter substrate-binding protein: protein MNASSTNILLLLAAVAVIAVPLLLGIDGEYAGTDGQAVGVIEDTSPNYKPWVDHVWSPPSGEVESMLFTLQAALGAGLLGYFIGSRRARRKAENSTVETE from the coding sequence ATGAACGCGTCATCTACCAATATTTTGTTGCTGCTGGCCGCCGTGGCGGTGATTGCCGTGCCGTTGCTGCTGGGGATCGACGGCGAGTACGCCGGTACCGATGGTCAGGCGGTGGGCGTGATCGAGGATACCTCGCCCAATTACAAGCCCTGGGTCGACCATGTCTGGAGCCCGCCTTCCGGAGAAGTGGAGAGTATGCTATTCACGCTACAGGCCGCTTTGGGAGCCGGACTTTTGGGCTACTTCATCGGTTCACGGAGAGCCCGCCGCAAAGCGGAGAATTCGACGGTGGAAACCGAATGA